One Aliidiomarina minuta genomic region harbors:
- a CDS encoding S66 family peptidase, whose amino-acid sequence MKFPKPLQSGATIGVTAPSSGVEPALHSRLDLALTMLRKRGFSVKEGNCLRSQTKDTSAPAKVRAEELMTFLIDPEIDAIMPPWGGQRAIELLPHMDFERLKSCSPKWFCGFSDISTLHMPLSLIAGWPTLHGPNLMELAATPLDANTAAIWDLLGCQPGQTVEQQSSRFYQQEVANWLEDPTAGLQQTEPTRWRRLDQKEQPLQLQGQLIGGCLDTLSRLAGTVYGDVPGFIGVSSNKGVLLYLENAQMEPLEMLRALKSLEFHGWFSGISGLLLGRNTGPDASSDDHVSYIDALHAVFDSMPYPTLYDVDIGHKPPQLSLVNLACATVDYAKGGGSVTLAFDDRVGCGSRRTR is encoded by the coding sequence ATGAAATTTCCCAAACCCTTGCAGTCCGGCGCAACTATTGGCGTCACTGCCCCCTCAAGCGGCGTCGAGCCGGCTTTACATAGCCGCCTGGACCTTGCGCTGACGATGCTGCGTAAGCGGGGCTTTAGCGTAAAAGAAGGCAACTGCCTGCGCAGCCAGACCAAGGACACCAGCGCACCGGCGAAAGTGCGGGCTGAGGAGCTGATGACGTTCCTCATCGACCCCGAGATTGATGCCATCATGCCGCCCTGGGGCGGCCAGCGCGCCATTGAGCTTCTGCCGCATATGGACTTTGAGCGACTTAAAAGCTGCTCACCCAAGTGGTTTTGTGGCTTTTCCGACATTAGCACCCTGCATATGCCGCTCTCCCTGATAGCTGGCTGGCCGACGTTGCATGGACCCAACTTAATGGAGCTAGCAGCAACCCCGTTGGACGCCAATACAGCGGCAATCTGGGATTTGCTAGGCTGCCAGCCAGGCCAAACCGTTGAACAGCAGTCATCACGATTTTATCAGCAAGAGGTTGCCAACTGGCTTGAAGACCCGACCGCAGGACTGCAGCAAACAGAACCCACTCGCTGGCGGCGACTGGACCAGAAGGAACAGCCGTTACAGCTTCAAGGCCAGTTGATTGGTGGCTGCCTGGACACCCTGAGCCGCCTCGCAGGCACCGTCTACGGCGATGTGCCAGGCTTCATTGGTGTGAGCAGTAACAAAGGTGTGCTTTTGTACCTGGAAAACGCTCAGATGGAACCACTGGAAATGCTCCGAGCCCTGAAAAGCCTTGAGTTCCATGGCTGGTTTAGTGGTATCAGCGGCCTCCTTCTTGGCAGAAATACCGGCCCCGACGCCTCCTCTGACGATCATGTAAGCTATATCGACGCCTTGCACGCTGTTTTTGACAGCATGCCATACCCAACCTTATATGACGTCGACATCGGCCACAAACCACCGCAGCTGTCGCTGGTTAACCTGGCCTGCGCCACAGTGGATTACGCCAAAGGCGGTGGTTCAGTGACGTTGGCGTTTGACGACCGCGTTGGGTGCGGAAGCCGACGCACACGATAA
- a CDS encoding MgtC/SapB family protein: MNSVAYNLGYCFTSASLFPYFRFAILTHMLVSLGSATFIIMGMSVLYAVANGTGGNAQIDPTRVIQGVITGIGFLGAGTIIRNGGDITGITTGASVWMAGAIGLAAGLNHSRWQL, translated from the coding sequence ATGAATAGTGTAGCCTACAACCTGGGTTACTGTTTCACCTCGGCATCATTATTTCCTTACTTCAGGTTTGCTATTCTTACGCATATGCTTGTGTCGTTGGGTTCTGCGACCTTTATCATAATGGGAATGAGTGTTCTCTACGCGGTAGCAAATGGCACGGGAGGTAACGCACAAATCGATCCAACCCGAGTCATTCAAGGAGTGATTACTGGTATTGGCTTCCTTGGTGCCGGTACTATTATTCGAAATGGTGGCGATATTACGGGCATTACAACAGGGGCTTCAGTATGGATGGCAGGCGCAATTGGTCTAGCAGCTGGTCTTAATCATTCGCGTTGGCAATTATAG
- a CDS encoding ice-binding family protein → MRFELFSFSSPCKWLMLAVVSTLLVACNDNGRDPILGNDGNVGSSLTVTAVTPATNSMDVERVNPSITAQFSEAVSDLTTADFTLTCADSCISPDGTVTMNGANTIATFTVTDPAVLDSLTLYTATIVSATTDSGDVVLAVPYVWEFTTGSTADTTRPRVSATGPMTTNSGPTMNVPANTSLVAVFTENMLPETVTESSFTLTCETPCAAPLGEVTYAQDSSSAVFTPEQDLEVGVTYTATVTSDVTDLAGNQLAGNQGPITSASDYIWTFTTVAALPAANISVQSTNPQDAGLLEVCENSSINATFDIPSGVRLDPTTVNNMTFLVVENAEPSNTVTAESIKLDADTGTIITFIPQTDLDEDVTYRVTIKGGPDGVKDLVVPGNEMPEDYVWIFTAEAPVNNCLQPANLQSAAPFGSMGGSAGITNEGLLTVINGDLATTGTSTLVTGFVSEPGCEYTITPLDEGQVNGNIFTAPPSPTVDCPQDGTAETEAIAIQGRLDAEEAYIALTPANMPGGQNPGNDNLGSLTLTPGIYTAPNGSFLIEGGDLTLDAQGNQNAVWVFQMATTLTVGGPGADFPQSVILTNGAQAKNIFWQVGSAATINAAGGGTMKGSILAQDGVSISTSGNVNVVTLDGRALSLTASVTVVNTVINVPAE, encoded by the coding sequence ATGCGCTTTGAATTATTTAGCTTTTCCAGCCCTTGTAAATGGCTGATGCTGGCAGTGGTCAGTACTCTCTTAGTTGCCTGTAACGATAATGGGCGTGATCCTATACTCGGTAATGACGGCAATGTTGGATCATCATTAACAGTGACAGCAGTTACTCCCGCTACCAATTCAATGGATGTTGAGAGAGTGAACCCGTCTATTACAGCTCAGTTTAGTGAAGCTGTATCTGACTTGACGACGGCCGATTTCACCCTGACCTGTGCAGATTCTTGTATTAGTCCTGATGGAACTGTCACCATGAATGGAGCCAACACCATAGCGACCTTCACGGTAACTGATCCGGCGGTATTGGATTCGTTAACCCTTTATACAGCAACTATCGTGAGTGCAACCACTGATTCTGGCGATGTGGTTCTGGCTGTCCCTTATGTCTGGGAATTTACTACTGGCTCGACGGCAGATACAACGCGGCCGCGGGTGAGTGCTACTGGTCCCATGACCACGAACTCCGGCCCGACCATGAATGTTCCTGCAAATACGTCTCTTGTGGCTGTATTTACTGAAAATATGCTACCAGAAACAGTGACAGAATCGAGTTTCACGCTCACTTGTGAAACGCCTTGTGCGGCTCCTCTGGGTGAGGTTACATACGCGCAGGATTCAAGCAGTGCAGTATTTACTCCAGAGCAAGACCTGGAAGTAGGGGTCACTTATACGGCGACTGTTACCAGCGATGTTACCGATCTCGCTGGCAATCAACTGGCTGGTAATCAGGGCCCGATAACAAGCGCAAGCGATTATATCTGGACCTTCACTACGGTGGCTGCATTACCTGCGGCAAATATCAGTGTGCAGTCGACAAATCCTCAGGATGCTGGATTGCTAGAGGTTTGTGAGAACAGCAGCATTAACGCTACTTTCGATATACCTTCAGGTGTACGTCTTGACCCTACTACAGTCAATAACATGACTTTTCTTGTGGTTGAAAATGCGGAGCCTTCAAATACCGTTACCGCTGAATCCATTAAACTGGATGCGGATACAGGCACCATAATTACCTTTATTCCGCAAACCGATCTTGATGAGGACGTTACTTATCGCGTGACCATAAAAGGCGGCCCGGATGGCGTGAAAGATCTAGTGGTACCAGGCAATGAAATGCCGGAGGACTATGTCTGGATCTTTACCGCAGAAGCTCCGGTTAACAATTGCCTGCAACCGGCCAATCTTCAAAGTGCAGCCCCGTTTGGCTCCATGGGTGGCAGTGCCGGTATTACCAATGAAGGGTTATTAACGGTTATTAACGGTGATTTAGCGACTACAGGGACATCTACTTTAGTGACTGGTTTTGTTTCTGAGCCTGGTTGTGAATACACCATTACTCCGTTAGATGAAGGCCAGGTTAATGGTAATATTTTTACTGCGCCACCGTCTCCAACGGTCGATTGTCCACAGGACGGTACTGCAGAAACTGAAGCTATTGCTATTCAGGGACGTCTTGATGCTGAAGAGGCTTATATTGCACTGACGCCAGCTAATATGCCTGGCGGCCAGAATCCAGGTAACGACAATCTTGGTAGCCTGACATTAACTCCTGGTATTTATACGGCTCCTAACGGTTCCTTTTTAATCGAGGGTGGTGATCTGACTCTTGATGCACAGGGCAACCAGAATGCGGTATGGGTTTTTCAGATGGCGACTACGTTGACGGTAGGTGGTCCTGGTGCTGACTTTCCACAAAGTGTAATTCTGACAAATGGCGCTCAGGCGAAGAATATTTTCTGGCAGGTAGGTAGCGCTGCCACCATTAACGCAGCAGGCGGCGGCACTATGAAAGGCAGCATTCTTGCTCAGGATGGTGTGAGCATTTCGACCTCTGGCAACGTTAATGTTGTGACTTTAGATGGTCGGGCACTGTCGCTGACCGCGTCTGTTACGGTCGTGAACACCGTGATTAACGTACCTGCTGAGTAA
- a CDS encoding DUF421 domain-containing protein translates to MSDIFFNGWDSLLRTLVVGVLAYAALVIFLRIAGKRTLSKMNAFDWVVTVALGSTLATILLNKDVALAQGALALALLIAFQFIVTWSSVRARWVRKVIAAEPSLLVYQGEYLEATMHRERVTKGDIRSAIHAAGQASVADVGAVILGTDGAFNVVQKGAEIHLDKPGAEAKVRR, encoded by the coding sequence ATGAGCGATATATTTTTCAACGGCTGGGACAGCTTGCTTCGCACTCTGGTGGTGGGCGTGCTCGCCTACGCGGCATTGGTGATATTCCTGCGCATAGCAGGTAAGCGCACGTTGTCAAAAATGAACGCTTTTGACTGGGTGGTAACGGTCGCATTGGGGTCAACGTTGGCAACGATTTTACTTAATAAGGACGTGGCTCTGGCGCAAGGTGCGTTAGCTCTGGCTTTATTAATCGCCTTCCAGTTCATTGTAACCTGGTCAAGTGTACGTGCTCGCTGGGTGCGTAAAGTTATCGCTGCAGAACCCAGTTTACTGGTATATCAAGGCGAGTACCTGGAAGCAACCATGCACCGTGAGCGTGTCACAAAAGGTGACATTCGCTCGGCAATTCATGCAGCTGGTCAGGCGTCCGTGGCGGACGTCGGCGCGGTGATTTTAGGCACAGACGGCGCGTTTAACGTGGTGCAAAAAGGCGCCGAGATTCATCTTGATAAGCCAGGAGCGGAGGCCAAGGTACGCCGCTAG
- a CDS encoding OmpA family protein encodes MKMNKITQAISTVALVGMILPAMAEEEPTGWFVGAGGGASFASIAESDITADLFAAGFETTEFSENDRDFGFKLFGGYQFNPNFAVEGGYFDLGSFDYTANTNPDGSLSGALKFSGWNVDLVGMLPLSDRSSLFARIGVHNGRTKASFESSGAVNVQTSEYRSREVDYKIGVGYQYHLSEAVSLRAEVERYRMDDAVGNSSDIDLLSVSAIYRFGARQQSAVETPPAARTRTQTPAPAPPVAATQEYCSALEIQFEIGNENIERANREHMLVLARFLTKYPQTKATIEGHTDNVGNEADNQRLSQQRAQSVANYLVSEHDVAVQRLTAVGYGETRPIADNRTVAGQQANRRINAVIDCAEDVAGLSTLPARTTLAMRLEFDTQDSAVNTKYHRRLENIAKYLQLNPDLIVTLEGHSDNATPATAQEKSQTRAQNVADYLVTHFAVDRSRLNVEGFGATRRDTYNVTASNRQENRRVNIVLGYPE; translated from the coding sequence ATGAAAATGAATAAAATCACCCAGGCGATAAGTACCGTAGCTCTAGTTGGTATGATATTGCCAGCAATGGCGGAGGAAGAACCAACCGGATGGTTTGTGGGGGCTGGCGGCGGTGCTTCTTTTGCCAGCATTGCTGAGTCAGATATTACTGCGGATTTATTCGCGGCTGGTTTTGAAACCACAGAGTTCAGCGAGAATGATCGTGATTTTGGCTTCAAACTTTTTGGTGGTTATCAATTTAATCCGAACTTTGCAGTGGAGGGCGGTTACTTTGATCTGGGTTCATTTGACTACACGGCGAACACAAATCCAGATGGTAGCCTGTCAGGTGCACTCAAATTTAGTGGTTGGAACGTAGATCTGGTTGGTATGTTGCCCTTGAGCGATCGCTCATCGTTATTTGCTCGTATAGGTGTACACAATGGCAGAACAAAGGCTAGTTTCGAAAGTTCGGGTGCAGTCAACGTGCAGACTTCTGAATATCGCAGCAGGGAAGTGGATTATAAAATTGGCGTAGGTTACCAGTATCATTTGTCTGAGGCGGTTAGTCTTCGAGCTGAGGTTGAGCGTTACCGTATGGATGACGCTGTGGGAAACAGTAGTGATATAGACTTACTTTCTGTCAGCGCTATCTATCGTTTTGGAGCGCGCCAGCAGTCTGCTGTTGAGACACCTCCAGCGGCACGCACGCGCACACAAACTCCAGCTCCTGCTCCTCCGGTAGCGGCTACACAGGAATACTGTAGCGCGCTTGAAATTCAGTTTGAGATTGGTAATGAGAATATTGAGCGTGCTAACCGTGAACATATGCTGGTGCTGGCACGATTCCTGACTAAATATCCGCAGACTAAAGCCACTATTGAAGGTCATACGGATAATGTGGGTAACGAGGCTGACAATCAACGATTATCACAGCAGCGCGCTCAAAGTGTTGCAAATTACCTGGTTAGTGAGCATGACGTTGCAGTTCAACGCCTGACCGCTGTAGGCTACGGCGAGACGCGACCGATTGCAGATAATCGTACGGTAGCAGGCCAGCAGGCGAACCGTCGTATCAATGCGGTGATTGATTGTGCTGAGGATGTGGCTGGTTTAAGTACTCTGCCGGCGCGGACTACTCTGGCAATGCGGCTGGAATTTGATACCCAGGATTCAGCAGTCAATACTAAGTACCACAGAAGGCTGGAGAATATTGCTAAATACCTGCAGTTGAACCCAGATCTTATCGTGACGCTAGAAGGCCATTCTGATAACGCAACGCCAGCCACTGCGCAAGAAAAATCGCAGACACGTGCGCAAAACGTCGCAGATTATCTGGTGACACATTTTGCAGTTGACCGTTCACGCCTGAACGTTGAAGGTTTTGGTGCGACGCGACGCGATACTTACAACGTTACGGCTTCGAACCGCCAGGAAAATCGCCGGGTGAATATTGTACTTGGTTACCCTGAATAA
- a CDS encoding iron-containing redox enzyme family protein, whose product MLTCDTHVQQETTSTIQSLYQSFLHYPDTQNNREQALCFIAAQLGQARALTCDLPDDIQNLTQWSDAHVVEVGDAYQAYLSKRKAGGPREYFQSRSHALFYLQAIAPTKFVDGAWLYGLTRHWRDERFYPLIKTYIEELGVGNAQQNHVLLYRKMLERNGCFNHINEADSLYLQGAIQLALGHNSEAFVPEILGYNLGYEQPPLHMLITAYELKELGIDPYYFTLHVTTDNASTGHARQAVDVVQRLAPAVGSTDTFYDRVKAGYRLNQLGLNYKALLASFNLEQQTVKMLEQKRFYGTNMHSDFCRIEGKTVNEWLQTPGQIKAFLNAMVKCRWVKRNEDPQRSRFWQLIAGDNAKMAGVFSPYEAQLIYDWIAGDWLANRADQHASNKVARLVQPAQPSANCAAPSNNPVENNEGDVDSDVQRFEREVTGLPTDDKMRRLIQLMAPQTHTTAAGLLATRMFWKYLCR is encoded by the coding sequence ATGTTGACCTGTGACACCCATGTGCAGCAAGAAACAACATCTACAATACAGAGCCTTTACCAGTCGTTTTTACACTATCCCGACACGCAAAATAACCGCGAGCAGGCTCTTTGCTTTATCGCCGCGCAGCTTGGCCAGGCGCGCGCACTGACATGTGATTTACCAGACGATATTCAGAATTTGACCCAGTGGTCCGATGCGCATGTGGTTGAGGTAGGCGACGCCTATCAAGCCTACCTGAGCAAGCGCAAAGCTGGTGGGCCCCGCGAGTATTTTCAGAGCCGCTCCCACGCGCTATTTTATTTGCAGGCCATTGCGCCGACTAAGTTCGTGGACGGCGCCTGGCTCTATGGGCTTACCCGGCACTGGCGAGATGAGCGTTTCTACCCCTTGATTAAAACCTATATTGAAGAGCTGGGCGTAGGGAACGCGCAGCAAAACCATGTTTTGTTGTATCGCAAAATGCTCGAGCGTAACGGCTGTTTTAACCACATCAACGAAGCAGATTCGTTATATTTACAGGGCGCTATTCAACTGGCTCTGGGCCATAACAGCGAGGCGTTTGTGCCCGAGATCCTCGGCTATAACCTCGGCTACGAGCAGCCACCTTTGCATATGCTGATTACCGCCTACGAGCTTAAAGAGCTGGGTATTGACCCTTACTATTTTACCCTACACGTTACTACGGACAACGCCAGTACCGGCCATGCCCGCCAGGCAGTGGACGTTGTGCAGCGCCTGGCACCAGCTGTTGGTTCTACAGACACGTTCTACGATCGGGTTAAGGCCGGGTACCGGTTGAATCAGCTAGGACTCAATTACAAGGCATTGCTCGCCTCCTTTAATCTCGAGCAACAGACCGTGAAGATGTTAGAGCAGAAACGTTTTTATGGTACCAATATGCATTCCGATTTTTGCCGGATTGAGGGTAAAACGGTAAATGAATGGTTACAGACCCCAGGGCAAATAAAAGCTTTCCTCAATGCCATGGTTAAATGTCGCTGGGTTAAACGCAATGAGGACCCGCAGCGCAGCCGGTTCTGGCAGTTGATTGCCGGGGACAATGCCAAAATGGCTGGGGTGTTTAGTCCTTATGAGGCGCAATTAATTTACGACTGGATAGCCGGTGACTGGCTGGCTAACCGCGCGGATCAGCACGCCAGTAACAAGGTCGCCAGGCTAGTACAACCAGCGCAGCCGAGCGCCAATTGCGCAGCGCCGTCGAATAATCCGGTAGAAAATAACGAAGGCGATGTGGACTCTGATGTACAGCGCTTCGAGCGCGAAGTGACGGGGTTACCCACTGACGACAAAATGCGACGCTTAATTCAGCTTATGGCGCCGCAAACACACACCACAGCAGCAGGGCTGCTGGCAACTCGCATGTTTTGGAAATACTTATGCCGTTAA
- a CDS encoding methyltransferase, producing the protein MPLNLKLQALADIGRYLQGDTYQFVTVTPQTHEYYLQRHSQRMAKGLRDVFGWCLPFHKTLLSDELWQLMEKAEVLEPCAEGWRSRVRWSTLDGSLFVHSAYPTDKNDAVFFGPDTYRFARAIEQHLQGESDDIRSAIDIGCGSGAGAAYLGKRLPEAAVTAVDINPLSIDYTQVNADIASTGNVTAYQSNLLDSVDGAFDLMVANPPYMHDPEARVYRHGGGLRGAGLSLQIVDTALQRLAAGGALVLYTGVAIVDGEDLFLQELKRRTEGRHCRWGYQEVDPDVFGEELLKTDYEDVERIAAVVLTLRQLG; encoded by the coding sequence ATGCCGTTAAATCTTAAGTTGCAGGCCCTGGCTGATATTGGCCGCTACCTGCAAGGCGACACCTACCAGTTTGTTACTGTCACACCGCAGACCCACGAGTATTATTTACAGCGCCACAGTCAGCGTATGGCTAAAGGGCTGCGCGATGTGTTTGGTTGGTGCTTACCTTTTCATAAAACCTTGCTAAGTGATGAGCTCTGGCAATTGATGGAAAAAGCTGAAGTGCTTGAGCCATGCGCCGAGGGCTGGCGTTCAAGGGTACGCTGGTCGACGCTGGACGGCTCCCTGTTTGTGCATTCGGCGTACCCAACGGATAAAAACGATGCGGTATTTTTCGGGCCGGACACCTACCGCTTTGCCCGCGCCATTGAGCAGCACCTGCAAGGTGAAAGTGATGATATCCGATCGGCGATCGATATCGGTTGTGGGTCTGGGGCGGGCGCTGCGTACCTTGGCAAGCGGCTCCCTGAGGCTGCGGTGACGGCGGTTGATATTAATCCTTTGTCAATTGATTACACTCAGGTCAACGCGGATATCGCCAGCACCGGCAATGTGACTGCCTACCAAAGTAACTTACTAGATTCCGTCGATGGCGCTTTTGACCTGATGGTGGCTAATCCGCCTTATATGCACGACCCTGAAGCACGGGTATATCGCCATGGCGGTGGCCTGCGGGGGGCGGGGTTGTCCCTGCAAATCGTGGATACTGCGTTACAGCGCCTGGCTGCGGGTGGCGCACTGGTGCTATACACAGGTGTAGCCATTGTTGATGGCGAGGACTTGTTTTTGCAGGAACTTAAGCGCAGGACAGAGGGTCGTCACTGCCGCTGGGGCTACCAGGAAGTAGACCCGGATGTATTCGGGGAGGAGCTGCTCAAGACTGATTATGAGGATGTCGAGAGAATAGCCGCGGTGGTGCTGACGCTGCGCCAGCTTGGGTAA
- a CDS encoding ferredoxin--NADP reductase: MRSTVVETVTSVHHWNETLFSFKTTRKPSFTFENGQFVMIGLEVDGKPLLRAYSIASANYEDELEFFSIKVPNGALTSKLQHLTLGDSVMISTRPTGTLVAGHLTPGRNLYLLATGTGLAPFMGIIKDPDIYEQYEKIILVHGVRYASELAYQQAICEALPNNEYFGDLVRDKLIYYPSVTRESFRSPAHQQRITHLLADEVLSTELGLPPLCPSRDRFMLCGSQAMISDTMDILNSKGFAKATSRRQGDYVIEQAFLEK; encoded by the coding sequence ATGAGAAGTACAGTTGTAGAGACGGTAACCTCCGTTCACCACTGGAATGAAACCCTGTTTAGTTTTAAGACAACACGCAAACCCTCTTTTACCTTTGAAAATGGCCAATTTGTGATGATTGGCCTTGAAGTCGATGGGAAACCACTGCTACGCGCCTACAGCATAGCCAGTGCAAATTATGAAGATGAGCTTGAGTTCTTTAGCATTAAAGTTCCCAATGGAGCCCTGACCTCAAAACTGCAACACTTAACCCTTGGTGACTCAGTAATGATTTCAACACGACCCACGGGAACCTTAGTTGCCGGGCACCTGACCCCAGGTAGAAACCTGTATCTGCTCGCCACTGGTACCGGTCTGGCACCCTTTATGGGCATCATTAAAGACCCGGATATATACGAACAGTATGAGAAAATTATTCTCGTGCACGGTGTGCGTTATGCGTCTGAGTTAGCTTATCAGCAAGCTATTTGCGAAGCCTTGCCAAACAATGAGTACTTTGGCGACTTAGTCCGCGATAAGCTCATTTACTACCCCAGTGTGACACGCGAAAGCTTCCGTTCACCCGCCCACCAGCAACGCATAACTCACTTACTGGCAGATGAGGTATTAAGCACTGAATTAGGGTTACCGCCATTATGCCCAAGCCGGGATCGTTTTATGCTCTGCGGTAGCCAGGCAATGATCAGCGACACCATGGACATTTTAAACAGCAAAGGATTTGCCAAAGCAACCTCAAGACGCCAGGGCGACTACGTGATTGAACAGGCATTTCTGGAGAAGTAG